Genomic DNA from Lactuca sativa cultivar Salinas chromosome 8, Lsat_Salinas_v11, whole genome shotgun sequence:
TATTTGTTTAAAGGAGGACACACCGTCGGGATTTCACACTGCTCTACCATTGCGACCAGGTTGTACAATTTTACAGGCAAAGGCGACACTGACCCATCCCTAGACCCGAGGTATGTACCTCAATTGAAAAGAATATGCTTTCCAACCGACAAAACCACACTCCTTGCAATGGATCCAGGGAGTTCAAAATCATTCGATGAGGATTACTACAATGTTGTCTTGAAAAGGAGAGGTTTGTTTCAGTCCAATGCCGCACTTCTAAATGATAAAACAACATATGCTTATGTTAAGCTTCAAGCTAAGTCTCATGGATACATATTCTTTAAAGATTTTCAAGCATCCATGGTGAAAATGGGACAAATTGGTGTTTTAACCGGCAA
This window encodes:
- the LOC111903770 gene encoding peroxidase 27, which translates into the protein MTQNGSVLSEAWGVPVYRFLENTSLFGSVKRNAVEIISPPFYLLDYFFLFQIKGPYWPVPLGRRDGRVSIASESFTLPAPFANITQLKAQFLSKGLSVNDLAVLSGGHTVGISHCSTIATRLYNFTGKGDTDPSLDPRYVPQLKRICFPTDKTTLLAMDPGSSKSFDEDYYNVVLKRRGLFQSNAALLNDKTTYAYVKLQAKSHGYIFFKDFQASMVKMGQIGVLTGKAGEIRRHCALIN